AGAATTTTGACTGGTGAATCGAGAAGCCTCAGACCAATATCTTGCATAATCTGCTTCATTTGCTTTCTCTTCTTCCAGTTATCCAAATGCATCACTTTTGCGTCGGCTAGGGTGTTAAATAGAGCAGGAAAGGGTTCTTCATACTGCTGTAGAGGCACAAACAATGGTTGTTGTTCACTGACACTGCTTCCATGTGCACGATTTAAGTAGAACAATTCATGACGGCCATCATATATCTTATTCAAAATTTCTTTCGCTAGCAAGTTCCAGTTTTCATCGCTTGCATCCTTTAAAATAGGAAATAAATCATCAAGCTGTTTGGTCTTTCTGACAAGACCGGGTTCTCTATCATCCGTCAGAAGCATTTGTTTCACTATCTCCATACCTCTGAGATAGGCAATAGGTATGACCCGAACCAAAAGAAGTTTATTCCAGTCCCATCTAAACGTTTTCCTCTCCTCATTCCATACATTACTTCTAGTGTCTCCACCTAAAACAAAATGTCCATTCACATGGACAGGAAGACCAGTTGTTAATGGCAGCGGTAGAAAACAGAATGCTCTGTGTTTTTGCTTTGCCACGCATCTTCCATAATTTTTATGCGATGATAAAAGAATAGCTACACCACCTATCGGTAAAAGTCGCAGTTCTCCTCTTTTGCATGCTTCTGTTACTTGAGTGGGGATGTCACCATCTCCGAAACCAATCTGTTGCACAATCAGCCAAGTGTTTTTAACACCATTACTGTCTTCCACGGTGACGTTGTAAGACACGCTCTCATTTTGTACAGTTGATAAATCTTTTTTGTCTCTTATTTTACTGTTAATATCCCGTACATAGTTTCCGAAAGCTTTTCGTTTTTCCTCGTCCCCTCTAGAGATGATAGCTTGAACTTTATACTGAGTCTTTCTTTGACCAGAAGAAATGTCTGACAAGGAAATTGTCTTTACTGATCTCACAAAAAGCAATGTTTGTAAAAGTTCCCTCTCAAATGTTTTGAACAAATCCTCGAGTTTTTCTGAAGACATTGGACCTGCTAAATGATGTATTGTTTTGTCTTCCAACCGCAGTGGAAATCTGAAAACTGTTCCTCTGTCCGATAAAAGCTTATCTGCATGGTAGCATTTGAAAACATCTGGATATAGCTTTCTGTGTTCAGATAAATTCACAAACTGTATTCCTGGTCGCTGTTCTGTGGCATTTGATAAAAACTGGCAGCATGGGTCCATGACGCACATTGTTTCACCTCCCTTAACATCAGGGCCTTTTGTTAGGAAGGAAGGCGCGTCTGTAAGATGGTATACAGCATTGAAACCAACACCATATTGTCCAGTTTTTGTTGGATCTTCCCCTTTGCTGCCTATCCCTAGGTCCTGGATTCCTTGAATATCCTCGGAACTGAACGTGCTGTCATTGAATACAAGAAGAGCAGGGCCTTGTAGTGGTTTCCATTTATCATTAAACACCATTTCGGAAGAGTAGGTGTTTGAATCTATGATAAATTGAAGCTCTGTTGCTTGTGCATCATCAGCATTCTGGAGCAGTTCTTTCATGATACCCTCGTCACAAGGATATTCTTGCAAGATGTTTTTTATCCTCGTAGTAATCTCTTCTTTTTGTCCAAAAGGTATGGTCCAAGTATTATCTGAGaagtgttgttttattttggcctTAACACCGAGTGTCCGGGCGAAATCTGGTCCAATTTTTCCATTGACAAATTTCATTGTTTCAGTTGTTCCTATCTTCTCATTGTCATTCAGACAGAGATCAGCAGTAGGTAACAGAAAACCGTTTATATCTGGAATGCACAAATGTGCTGAAACCTCATGGTAATCAATTTTCTGACGCTCCATACAATTTACCAAGACTTTGATGAGTTTTATGTAAAGCtccaattcctcctctgttaGCTGCCTATTTCCTATCACATCTTGCTTTTCCAACATCACATTTGAAATGTCATGAGCAGTGAACTGGTCTTTTACTCCAAGCGTACGTACCAGACTTTTACATCTAGTTCCAAGATGATGGTTCTGCAATCCAAAAAGATGAGGTTCACAATCCATTGTTATACGGAGGGCCGTTTGTTTTGGCTTCACAAAAACATTGTGGCAAAAAAAGACGGCATGTTCTTTCAAATCTTCTATGCATTTGCTTTCGTCTTCTGAAACAGTTTCGTTTACTATTCTTTCATTCAGAAAACTGTAAACTGTGTTGCAAATTGTATTGAGTAAGTGTTTTGATTCTTCTGGTATCTCTATATGGTTTTTGCTTTCACAAAGCTGAACCAAATGTTGGCAAACGACTTTGACCGGAATGTCATCATATTTTTTTCCGATGACGCCCAAATGATCTACCGTTGTGTAGCCGGACATGTCCATGACAAACTCTTGTGAGCCAACGAGATGTTGAGTTGAGGTCAGATAAACATTCTTTGGCTTTGCAAACTGTACATTTTCTTTTGTTACATGGTTGCATTCAAAGAAGTTCTCATTTTCTATCATTTTTAAATCGTTCTCCATATATAAGCAATCTGCTTTCCAAGGAAATGTCCAGTCCTTGGGTTTCTTCAGGATTGGTAGGAATGGTAGGTCTTTAAGTTGTTCAATAAGCGGTGAATCATACCTACAGTTTTCTTCAATATACTCTGTAATTCTGACGGACCTTTCCACAGCACACCTACCACATCTTGTGAAAGTCCCTGTATACTCTCTATTCTGTCTACGATCAGATCGTTTGGTAACCTATCCACTATCATTCCAACAGTTAACAGCTGTTCCTTTCTCTCCTTGATCCCAGCTTCTATCATATCCTTGTGAACAAAACGTCCTTCGTTCGTTGTAAACAAATTCTTCAGTTTACTATCAGGATGCACCAGATTTTGAGGACATTTCAATTCTCCTGTCGGTTCTATAGGAatgcattttgaattttgaagcAAATCCTTAGTCTTAGCACTGATGCTATCTACGGCAAACATAACAAGCATATTCCTTTCTCTTGGTTCCCAATAATCTGACAGAATTTCTGGGAAAAGCACCTCTATGAAGAATTCCTCTGCAGAACATATTTTTGTCTGGATGGTACTTTCAAGGCCAGCGTTGCTAAAGGCGTTGTTGAGATCCTGTCGCATTCTGATGACCTTTTGCCCATCAGGTTTGTTAGTTTCCAAGAAATGAATCGCAGCTTTGAAGACAATATCTTCATTTGATTTGAAAAGTTTTGAATAGATAAACTTGCATTCTTGAAATTCAGCCCATACTTCATGTCTCTTGAACACTTTAGGGTTCTCATTCACAAGTTTTATCAGAAATGCCTTCTGCATGCTCTGTAGTTCAACGGAACTTTTCGGATATATCGGCCAACAGTTCATATATTCTTCGTCGTTGATACCGTTGTAGTTGTGCAGTTTTTCAAGGAGAGAAACATATGCATTGGGAACCGCATCGGTCATTAGTGCTTGATTCCATCGAGGTTTGAACAATTCTATTTTATCATCCTCTGTTCCCCACATTATCGAGCGTCTATCTGGTGCTACAGCGAAAGTAGCGTTGATATGAACCGGAAGTTCTGTTGCAATGGGAAGTGGTAAGAAGGAGAAATAATGTCCCGTCCGGTAAAATCCGAATGGCATCTTATCCAACGACAGTATCTGAACATCGTGTTCATTCACCTGAACTGGAACAGCGATGCCGGCCAGCGGTAGCACGCCATTTGTCTGCTTGGAAATGTCAAGACATTTCGAAGTACCTGTTGCGTAGGAGATAATCCATCGAGTAGATGTTTGTGCATCTTGCACTTTAGAAGACATGTTAAGCATTGTAGCTTCTTCCGTCtgtatgttaatatcagtaAGTATAATTTTCTCTGTTGATACAATATCCACATCGTTCTGTCGAACAGGTAAATACAATGCTGATATCTCTTTTAGAATGTTAAATGTATCTGAAGTCTGCATGTTCCGAGTATTTGAACTCACCATATCTTTCGTAGCTTTATAGATAAGAGTTTTCTGACTCGGATCTGTGGCATTTGCTGCCAAGTGATACACTTCTATTTCTGTTACATTTTGAGTGAATAGTAGCATGTTTCCACCATTTTCCATCAGCATGTAAAGAAGTTCCTTCATATCTGACTGTGAGTAAGCTGTATCCTTTATTTCGCTTTTCCCTGCCTGCTTCCTTTGTCCTCAAGGGAAGCCGAAACAGTGTTCCCTCATATACCATTGAGTCTTTTCCCATATCACAGCCGAATACTCCATTGAACGGTTGGAATTGATTTTTCATTCTTCTAACAAGCTTCTGATTCTGCATACTTTTGAGGTTGATTTTAATCCCTGGTTCCTTCCCTTTAATAGCACTGCCTAAATATCTTGTAGTGGGGATCAAAAATGACGATGTCACTGCCTGTTATGAAGCTTGGGACATCAGTCAAGTTATACACGGAACAAAACCCTAATCCAAATTTCCCGACTTTAGTGTCGTCCTCTTGTTTGGTTGCTCCTCCTAGTTTGGTGATGTTTCGCAAGTCCGCTTTAGTGAATTGTGCATCATTATAAGTCCATAACGCAGGACCTTGAAACCCAGCCATGTTCTGGTCTATAAGTCGTGTTCTTGAATCCATGTTCTCACGCTCGTCATACAGGAAACATACTTTTGTGGCAGCGGCATCATCAGCATTTTGAATAAGCTCCTTCGGTACTGACAGGCCATCCGTGTAGCCATCTAGTAAGCCTCTGATTCTCCCTGTTAGGTCTTCATGTTGACCACAAGGTTCTATAGCTTCTG
The genomic region above belongs to Pecten maximus unplaced genomic scaffold, xPecMax1.1, whole genome shotgun sequence and contains:
- the LOC117319565 gene encoding LOW QUALITY PROTEIN: sacsin-like (The sequence of the model RefSeq protein was modified relative to this genomic sequence to represent the inferred CDS: deleted 2 bases in 2 codons) gives rise to the protein MTSMTMLTPAFLANLLRRNSSYEYCSTAQKLHLLQYLLSEQQYESLKGLKLMPLENGSFVRFETVGCVYMCSEKTAKLIPGCEENIVKLHLSEEIEKHLQQIKDNGTFQVKDLDIYGFVTLLQQCMDRNLTDSFQTKVWDTEMSSLPKDWLEKVWSMLAERSLIDFENLHLVPEKNGKYYHLHRLSKLLIVKSNNSYSLPEDLCRSMDRFSVTVLPEKFISLKRNSILMNSARKAGFVPTCWGDLRKPSELYDPTIKHLKELVDDDSMFPAEPFSSPEILVGLRMLGLKTSTPSSDLINSCVIKLDRKVREGQTSVLDQANAVNYFLKQQPNILNGYPLRDKKFLVPMHRPTSSYPTVLPWCPSKHQLCAPEECLLATTQNQRIVGSAIPLISKESYDYLRITFSLDEPDVSDVLKHLLQIKQSYTVRNKPDLLPCINEVYNFLSKQTSTCTRREIREFLSTESLVFTGESFVEVNDVYTTRSQEDIPLEPYMYCLPSEFLCIKDFFEAIGCHGKQTVEVLDIVQKKIKAKHDSQVRGSRNDTEKDLNITVQILTLYKRDPECVAHLDILFPVHTGSDSSLQLMPASECRYSNEEWLKTMAEDDEETIHYVHANIPSHTAQVLGVRSLTEGLLIDTEAIEPCGQHEDLTGRIRGLLDGYTDGLSVPKELIQNADDAAATKVCFLYDERENMDSRTRLIDQNMAGFQGPALWTYNDAQFTKADLRNITKLGGATKQEDDTKVGKFGLGFCSVYNLTDVPSFITGSDIVIFDPHYKYLGSAIKGKEPGIKINLKSMQNQKLVRRMKNQFQPFNGVFGCDMGKDSMVYEGTLFRLPLRTKEQAGKSEIKDTAYSQSDMKELLYMLMENGGNMLLFTQNVTEIEVYHLAANATDPSQKTLIYKATKDMVSSNTRNMQTSDTFNILKEISALYLPVRQNDVDIVSTEKIILTDINIQTEEATMLNMSSKVQDAQTSTRWIISYATGTSKCLDISKQTNGVLPLAGIAVPVQVNEHDVQILSLDKMPFGFYRTGHYFSFLPLPIATELPVHINATFAVAPDRRSIMWGTEDDKIELFKPRWNQALMTDAVPNAYVSLLEKLHNYNGINDEEYMNCWPIYPKSSVELQSMQKAFLIKLVNENPKVFKRHEVWAEFQECKFIYSKLFKSNEDIVFKAAIHFLETNKPDGQKVIRMRQDLNNAFSNAGLESTIQTKICSAEEFFIEVLFPEILSDYWEPRERNMLVMFAVDSISAKTKDLLQNSKCIPIEPTGELKCPQNLVHPDSKLKNLFTTNEGRFVHKDMIEAGIKERKEQLLTVGMIVDRLPNDLIVDRIESIQGLSQDVVGVLWKGPYDSPLIEQLKDLPFLPILKKPKDWTFPWKADCLYMENDLKMIENENFFECNHVTKENVQFAKPKNVYLTSTQHLVGSQEFVMDMSGYTTVDHLGVIGKKYDDIPVKVVCQHLVQLCESKNHIEIPEESKHLLNTICNTVYSFLNERIVNETVSEDESKCIEDLKEHAVFFCHNVFVKPKQTALRITMDCEPHLFGLQNHHLGTRCKSLVRTLGVKDQFTAHDISNVMLEKQDVIGNRQLTEEELELYIKLIKVLVNCMERQKIDYHEVSAHLCIPDINGFLLPTADLCLNDNEKIGTTETMKFVNGKIGPDFARTLGVKAKIKQHFSDNTWTIPFGQKEEITTRIKNILQEYPCDEGIMKELLQNADDAQATELQFIIDSNTYSSEMVFNDKWKPLQGPALLVFNDSTFSSEDIQGIQDLGIGSKGEDPTKTGQYGVGFNAVYHLTDAPSFLTKGPDVKGGETMCVMDPCCQFLSNATEQRPGIQFVNLSEHRKLYPDVFKCYHADKLLSDRGTVFRFPLRLEDKTIHHLAGPMSSEKLEDLFKTFERELLQTLLFVRSVKTISLSDISSGQRKTQYKVQAIISRGDEEKRKAFGNYVRDINSKIRDKKDLSTVQNESVSYNVTVEDSNGVKNTWLIVQQIGFGDGDIPTQVTEACKRGELRLLPIGGVAILLSSHKNYGRCVAKQKHRAFCFLPLPLTTGLPVHVNGHFVLGGDTRSNVWNEERKTFRWDWNKLLLVRVIPIAYLRGMEIVKQMLLTDDREPGLVRKTKQLDDLFPILKDASDENWNLLAKEILNKIYDGRHELFYLNRAHGSSVSEQQPLFVPLQQYEEPFPALFNTLADAKVMHLDNWKKRKQMKQIMQDIGLRLLDSPVKILHSMKDAGVPVSEISPTIILEFLKSFSRTDIEHKCNIVIREDGTDLSDTSLQNVGNVLRLLEYCKRSDEFTSGIIGVPLCLTQDGKLRVFKEDSDIFCSEQFSMLPNSANRFLHHSLVCLLDEDELQGTIFKLFDIHSFAVYLSENLSPEKFRNPGKMVDWYPKNEHIPNSSWICKVWEFLVEQEEKGDLEEALRKLGLPLLDTDILDNSFLSALLPHDKKPAMVLNCLFRHCTETGFQNISNKTADVILEYFVNNIKEVRKLENWIMKLKSLPLHLTIHGEHVSLELESNVLVLPNQIPPDGIKEWGRSSRTLLLKQNLTLQPMYDAFDYTESSVYDVYTSHILANVDCLPRESIHVHLKYIRNILLSTYDGQYGSEQKNLIAALQKSRIFCTKREGLRRASELHSPHVKLFRIMNNDQLRFPMAPYAEPAWRLFMELIGMVTEASTELIIHFARQIETEGRHTITDEVSDKCNNLLECIWRIDKLENMDLLSRIRTIKFIVPSTISRKNQNIYPQFQSGKLMSFEGAVLKRHTYLVWSSCNILPDIADPFIHYGKKNPDAAARQLKVFSEKPPFEKVIQHTQNICDALKEQCEKNHWRKEGIYLESLMCENL